ACTGTAAACATCAACCTTCCGGGAATAAGGTTTCTCCTTGATCATCTCTGGTGCCATCCAACGATAAGTCCCCTTGTTTCCCTTGGTTTCCCGGCACTGTGTTTCAAGACACGATGTACCAAAATCCGCCACCTTAACTCTCATATCATCATTCAGAAGCAAGTTATTTGATTTGAGGTCCCTGTGGATCACCCCTTGTGAATGAAGATACTCCATTCCACGGGATATGTCGAGAGCTAACCTCAGAATTGTTTCTGTGGACAGAGAATATGGCTCTTTCTTGTTGAGATACATCCTCAATGTTCCTTGTGACATATATTCTGTGATTATACAGTACACAGGAGGCTTTTTACAAGCTGcaataaactttaaaacaaaaaagatttCACCAATTTAGCAACACAAAACTCTAATTTGGATACAATAACTTCAACTATCATATATCATATGATCAGCAAGTGCTGATAGTCGATAATTACAAGATTAAAACCAGTTTAAAAGTCTATCTCATATTATGAGCTAAAATAATTCTAATTAgaaaagtgattttcacacacttatgtttatttttggaccgttagattgaATACGTCAAGAGAAAATCGAGAAATAGAAACATAGCTGTGCAGAAATGATTTTCCTTCTATTGGAAATTCGGACATAAATCTTACCTGCACTATGTTGGGATGAAAGAGGCGCGAAAGCAGGGCAACTTCGGACTTGAATTGCTGCTCAAGTAAGCTTCTGGTCTCCTCCTTCTGGTTTGGAATCCTCACCATTTTCACAGCAACAGCTCTCTGCTTGTAGATTCCACGATAAATCCTACTGTGCGCACCAGACGCAAACTTGTTACCAATAAACAGCTGAGAAAGATCAGCCGTCCACTCCTGGTCCTCCTTTGAAACCTCCCAAGTTTCCACATTTTCTGAATCCAGTATCATAGACCATGAATCCAAGCTGTCAAACCTCTTCCTTTCCATGCTGTTAATTTCGGAATTGAACTGGGGATTCTTTGACGAGGAAGGATTTGGCAAAGGTTTGCTCTTCGACTTTCGCAGACGGAGCGCATGGAAACATGACGTCGCCATTGGTGTTAAGAAAAATTGGTTGGTAGTATACGAAATATGGGGAAATACTTTTTATTTCTGTcaaaacaaacaatcaaaaggTATTTTCCTTCTGAATGTGTGTATTGATTTCATGAAGTGCATGAACTGATTCCGAAACATGAGTTTCGAAGATTAGTGGATTACATACGTGGGTTTTCATCAAGAACCGGAACAGATACGTGATCGGCGAAAAAGCTTGGAAATTTTTGGAGAAAAAACAGAGAGATAGAAGAACCAAGAGACTATTTTCCATGAAAATGATAAGCTATTTGTTGTTGGTTATCAAATCTTGAGTGAATGAGTGGAGGAAGAAATCTTGTGATGAAAGCAAAGTGGATGGAGATGGAGGTAATAATTTGATTTCATGgtttgaagaagaaatggaGGTCCAAAGGGAAGAGAAAATAGGGCAAGAAAGTGAAGATTTTGCAGATGAAGAGAGAGGGATTTTCACggttgttttgtttgtggtAGGATAAGGAGGGTTAGGTCGTTCAGCCGTAGAAAAGATGAGATGAATTCAGAGGCAGAGATTTCAGGGGTGGCTCGTGATTTGCTCTCTTCAAAAgtctactttttcttttctttttttttagagggagagagatagaCCAGCTACTCTGTTGTGTTTCTGTGGCAGGTTTTTTTTAGCATCATCAGGGCGAAGTGGCTACAGTGCGAAAGGTCTTTTTAAACTGTACTCAACTGTAATGCCACTTATTCTGTACTCAAATGTCATACAAGAAGAGAAAAACTTTTGTCCAACGACATGTTACTCTGTATTCAAAACTAATCATCAattgtaatataaaaaaataaaaacgtgaTAGTACGTAATTCACTTAGAATACCGCCGCATGTCAGATGGTATtggcaagaagaagaaaaaaatgtcaTGCATGGCAAGGGCTTCCACCCCAGAATTCAAATTTACACAACTGGCAAAGACTGGTGGGCTGAGTGACAACAGAAAAGTGGCTGAACTTGAGCCACATCACGTTACATGTTAGGTTTTCTCAACGGATATAATTCCTCTGATTTAAATTTaaccattttcaaaattaaagaaTTGCATCAACATTTCACTCTTCTTTAATCAAGAGGGTTTGGGAATTGGGATTCAGAATTGTCTAAATGATCTATTACTTTTCACATCATATGATATGCTTTTGATTACATTACCACTCTGTCGAAAAGAATACCGACGGCAAAAGCATTATGCTAAGCCGACTCAAACACCGAGAGACAAAACTAGGGGAGAAAATGAGATTAGAAAACCCGGCAGGCCTAGCTGTAAACGATGGATACTAGGCGTTATGCGTATAGACCCGTGCAGTGTTGTAGCTAACGCATTAAGTATCCCTCCTGGGGAGTACGTTTGCAAGAATATTACTCAAAGGAATTGACAAGGGCCCGCACAAGCTCTGAAGCGCGTAGTTTAATTCGATGCATAGCGAATGACCTTATCAGGGCTCTAAGCTACACTAAGAGAAGGGAAACAGGTTTGAACCGAAAGACAGCAAATTGAAGTGGAATGCCTTATTCACCAAGGCCACCCACCACTTAGTATCAATATGATATGATGCTCGACAATGTCTAATGGAATTTTGATGATTCCCCCAATTGAATATTGGCTAATCTTCTTTATTATATCCTTTGATTCTTGAAGAAAACTTGATGGCTCTGTTTTATGTCAACACCATACCAGGTATAATACTTGGACACATGCCTTAaacttaatcattcatcccacaACTTTATTCCAAATTTAAGGAGAAAAGAGTGGATGTGGGGTGGGGAGCTGAGGGATCTCATTGGTATGGAATCCGATTAAAGGGCAAGCATGCATATAAAGAAATGAATATTACCTAATAATGTACTGAAATGATGTTGGAATCAAATTAAAGAGTTTATATTCCGCTACTCGTCAGATGTACGTGTGTGGTTCTTAGCCATCTGATGTTTTTCGGAGTTTACATAAATCAAcggtaaaatatatagttggATCTCTGTGTTGTCAAATTACTTGAACAACCTAAAAAGAGATGTACATGAACAAATATGCAATGCGATAACAGAACAGTACAAGACGATCTAAAAACATGAAGAAATTAATATAGTTAGCTGTAGGCAGAGTAATTCTTGCATTTACGTACCTCACTCATGCCATTTCGGGTTCGAAAAACTCGTGTAGCACCGGAAACAATGCAAAAGTTTCTGCGTTCTAGGCCAGTTTTCCCCGCAATCCGGGCCGAGCACTTGGTACAATCAAACATCAAAGAGGGTATTGGGGATCTCCAAAGCTCCTGTAAATGAAAGAATGAGATAGCTATCGATAAACGGTAAATAACCAACAGACAATAGAGAGAGAAACGCAATAAAATCGAACTTGGGGCGACCAGAATAACGGATTCCAAGGATTAGAGGATAACCGAACTACGTAGCTCATGTGAGGGACGTTCTCCGCGGACATTTGTTGGTCAGACTGCAACAAGGGTTGCAGTGAACGCTCAAGGGAAGCTTCGTTAGATGACAATCCGCCATCACAACTTTTATTAtagagtatatatatatatatatatatataatttaatctGTCGAAATTGAATATGTTTGTGTACGTtggtggggaagaagaagattttgTTTTAGTAGAAAGAACTAGGGTTTCGATGGGACTATATATCTGTCGAAAGGGGGTTTCCAATAGGTAACTGAAATATGTAATGCTTGTTGGGCAAGGAACACAAGTGTAGATACTCAATATTTTTTCATGAATCTGCACCCAAAACTTCTGATGAAAATTGCATTGTTCACACAAAACTGTTGGTAACAAAAGGTTTTTAATCAGTTTTGTAAACCTATGAAGAACATTTCGATAAAACTCAACAATATCATTTTTCAGAAAAAACCGTAACCCATAACTCACTGCTTCCACCAATTCACTCTTCAAATCCAATCTCAAGCCTAACGTTAGGAATCTAACCGTAGCCGAGCTCTAATAATTTAGAGAAAATACAAAGCTATAAATTCCAGCTTTGTGCCGTGAACATGGTACCGAAATCAAATCCAGCCATGGCATTGCCGCCAGAGTTGATCTAACTGGTTGCACAGACCGTTTCCTGAGTCTAAACAAGCATGCTTCTAGGAATATCAAAAACCAGAAGACCACACGTTTTCCAGAGGAAAACCTGCATTGCAAAAAAGAACAGTAATCAGAAATACAAGCAAATGACTAGCTTTGGCTAAAGCAAATAGGAACTAATCAATCTACTTCTCATTCTCCTTGGCGACGCACCAAATCTGCAGTAGATACGACAATCACCATCAGtttaaagaccacaataatacgttcataaaaaaaatcatcatattAATCTCACTATATAACATCAAATAAAACCGAATGAAAGACTAGCACATGATACATTGCATATTCTcattgtaacaaaaaaaaattccagcAAGAACCTTAATCGTCCTGGTCACCTAATCCGATCATCTCTTTCTTCTGCCATGCTCTCGTACTGAAAGGGTAATTGTTTCTCCAGCTCCAACATTGTAGTAAGCAAGCGACAGATTGTCTTTGAGAAAGCCGGGTTTTCCACTGAGTTTCTGTTTATTTGCAGGAAGCtgtgttgaataagaagagtatccaagataactctaatgatcccaaaaagaagaaaatagagcacactattaaagaaagcttacaaaacaaactaattagcaaagcttttcttatttagctctaggctttgtttttccttggatgatttacaatgcttgaggacttgggtatttatagcaaaccaaatgaaagctacaccacacacttacttcacctacaacatccacctacttcacctacaacctccacttacttcaccaacctcacacacttacttcaccaacctcacacacttacttcacctacaacatccacctacttcacctacaattgacattgattctcaacactccccctcaatgtcaggtctcattctttgcactgtgctgagcagacagcgaaaattttcgagcttgcctgtacttaaactttttgtgaacaagtccgcaacttgatcattcgtcttgacctgtctcatctcaatcttttcttgtagaaccttttctctgataaagtggtagtgcatttccacatgtttagttcttgcatgaaagactggattttccgccaagcgaattgccgattggttatcacagtacaatggtactggataatctactggttgatgtagatcactcatcaactgtaccagccatgcattctcttgagctgccattgctgctgctctatactctgcatctgtggttgacaaaaataccgttggctgtctcttgctacaccaagagatggtttcagaaccaagcttaaacacatacccagttgttgatctcctggtgtcatgatctcccgcatagtcagcatcacagtaaccaactaacttgcagtcttcacctttcttgtacaaaagaccatagtcaattgtactcttcacatatcttagtattcgtcgaactgcttccaagtgaggcttctttggattttgcatgtaccgactcatcacaccaactgcataagaaatgtcaggtcgagtcaaggttaagtagatcagactatctaccaattgtcgatacatcgtcgcatcttccaaatcttttccttcatgtgcactcattttgacatttggctccatcggcgtagtattcagcttgcattcgagcattccgaacctcttcaataaatctttggaatacttctgttgacagagaaatattccttcttgtgtgcgatcaacctctagaccaaggaaatgcttgagttgaccaagttccttcatctggaaacggactgataaattctccttcgtctgaagaatttctgcctcatcatcaccggttatgattaagtcatccacatacactagcacaatagctagctttccttcattggctttgacaaacaagctggaatctgcaggtgttactgaataaccactttgtgttagaaactctgcaatcttaccgtaccacgctcttggtgcttgtttcaaaccgtagagtgctttccttaacttgcacacgtactcaggatgagcttcgcttttaaagcccattggctgcatcatgtagatctcccgatctaactctccatgcaagaaagcattcttcacatccatttggtatagattccaatctttgttagctgcaagtgcaagtaagactcgtattgttgtaagcttcgccactggactaaacgtttcatcatagtctagtccatactgttgagagaaaccacgagctaccaatcgtgccttgtacctctcgattgacccatctggacgacgctttatcttgtaaacccacttgcaggatatgggtttcacatctcttgactttggcacgagatcccaagtctgattttgctgaagtgcatcaagctcttctttcatagctgtcatccactcagaactctgcgatgcttcttcgaacgtctcaggttctgttgcagttgtttcttcaattatggctgcattggcgtatttgggatttggccttcgtgttcttgttgaccttcggagttgagattgtggagttgattcttccgtttcactcggcccaccttcttcgtttggttgttgatacacgccagtttgccaaggattctgagccactatttgttcgacatcatcgccatttggatctcctgattcatctgaacttggttggagttggatagtatgctcccccatcttctgttgcagcttttctccaaattctctggagtctggtagcacctccttctctgaggaccaccaagaagatgcttcagcatcccattCTTCATCCATAGCTAGATATGCTACggcgtcccaatcatcttcacttttcttctctAAGTTGGCGACGTTACTCTCTGCAGGCCTTTTGAACCAGCAATCCTTCGCCATGTGaccattctttccacaattgtaacatttgccctcaaatcttttattattctgggactgaccacggttacttcggagctccccctggccgagaactccctcctccttgatgacctttttccttgtcaccatttcttttagatccaccaccagtgtaccgcttgaaggtgcctttgcttttgttggtgtagagcgcttcctcttcactcttcagtgagactcctctcatttgcttggccatagcttcttgacctgcaagcaaattttcaaactcaacaagcgatggttgtgtcggccatccttgtatagcggcaatgaaccctcgatattcgggtctcaaactatggataattattctcttcatcctggtttc
This genomic stretch from Pyrus communis chromosome 2, drPyrComm1.1, whole genome shotgun sequence harbors:
- the LOC137721164 gene encoding serine/threonine/tyrosine-protein kinase HT1-like gives rise to the protein MATSCFHALRLRKSKSKPLPNPSSSKNPQFNSEINSMERKRFDSLDSWSMILDSENVETWEVSKEDQEWTADLSQLFIGNKFASGAHSRIYRGIYKQRAVAVKMVRIPNQKEETRSLLEQQFKSEVALLSRLFHPNIVQFIAACKKPPVYCIITEYMSQGTLRMYLNKKEPYSLSTETILRLALDISRGMEYLHSQGVIHRDLKSNNLLLNDDMRVKVADFGTSCLETQCRETKGNKGTYRWMAPEMIKEKPYSRKVDVYSFGIVLWELTTALLPFQGMTPVQAAFAVAEKNERPPMPASCQPALAHLIKRCWAPNPTKRPDFSDIVSALEKYDECVKEGLPLTHHSGLVSRNVILERLKGCVSLSSSVTVQA